From the genome of Halorussus caseinilyticus, one region includes:
- a CDS encoding sugar phosphate nucleotidyltransferase, giving the protein MTVRAAVVLAAGEGTRLRPLTRNRPKPMLPAADRPILEHVFDALIGAGVERLHVVVGYKRDRVQDHFGPTYRNVPVNYVAQDKQLGSGHALLQAREAVADEDGFLVVNGDQVIERQMVADVLDAFEETDGAATLAVTERADVSHYGAVVMDGDRVVELVEKPETDDYRLLNAGVYAFDPSIFDAIEETPRVQGELALTDTLVRLIDREATVRGVVTEELWEDATYPWDLLDVARDLLLGGRVTEPERGESVWVADSATVHDDATLQGPVVVGPDTEVRPGAVVGPYAALGRNATVGANAVVSRSVLDTDTRVGANSTLLDCVTGQGVSLGANATVPGGPGDVRVGDTVFEGQRLGALLADRVRADGDVSFAPGTLVGPSAHLRTGVTASENISEHADVFR; this is encoded by the coding sequence ATGACCGTTCGCGCCGCCGTCGTGCTGGCCGCGGGAGAGGGGACCCGTCTACGGCCGCTGACTCGGAACCGTCCGAAACCGATGCTTCCGGCCGCCGACCGGCCGATTCTCGAACACGTCTTCGACGCGCTCATCGGGGCCGGAGTCGAGCGCCTCCACGTCGTCGTCGGCTACAAGCGCGACCGGGTGCAGGACCACTTCGGGCCGACCTACCGGAACGTCCCGGTCAACTACGTCGCCCAAGACAAGCAGTTGGGGAGCGGTCACGCCCTCCTGCAGGCGAGAGAGGCCGTCGCCGACGAGGACGGCTTCCTCGTCGTCAACGGCGACCAAGTTATCGAGCGCCAGATGGTCGCCGACGTACTCGACGCATTCGAGGAGACCGACGGGGCCGCGACCCTCGCCGTGACCGAGCGGGCCGACGTGTCTCACTACGGCGCGGTCGTGATGGACGGCGACCGGGTGGTCGAGTTGGTCGAGAAACCCGAGACCGACGACTACCGCCTGCTCAACGCCGGAGTGTACGCCTTCGACCCCTCAATCTTCGACGCCATCGAGGAGACCCCGCGTGTGCAGGGGGAACTCGCGCTGACCGACACGCTGGTCCGCCTCATCGACCGCGAGGCGACGGTTCGGGGCGTCGTCACCGAGGAACTCTGGGAGGACGCCACCTACCCGTGGGACCTGCTGGACGTGGCCCGCGACCTGCTCCTCGGCGGGCGCGTCACCGAACCCGAACGCGGCGAGTCGGTGTGGGTCGCCGACAGCGCGACGGTTCACGACGACGCCACGCTCCAAGGTCCGGTCGTGGTGGGTCCCGACACGGAAGTCCGACCCGGCGCGGTCGTCGGCCCGTACGCCGCGCTCGGCCGGAACGCCACCGTGGGCGCGAACGCCGTCGTCTCCCGGTCGGTACTCGACACCGACACCCGCGTCGGCGCGAACTCGACCCTGTTGGACTGCGTGACCGGACAGGGCGTCTCGCTCGGCGCGAACGCCACGGTTCCGGGCGGACCGGGCGACGTGCGCGTCGGCGACACGGTTTTCGAGGGCCAGCGACTCGGCGCGCTGTTGGCAGACCGGGTGCGCGCCGACGGCGACGTGAGTTTCGCGCCCGGCACACTGGTCGGACCGAGCGCCCACCTCCGAACCGGCGTCACCGCGTCCGAAAATATAAGCGAACACGCCGACGTGTTCCGCTAA
- a CDS encoding DUF7342 family protein, whose protein sequence is MSDGPTGPTPSDSHADESARRWRDDRTTFQRVYDVMTGTTDYATASDVAETADCSDDGARDALDQLVEMGIVERREGRPATYRRNDSYFRWKRIEDLATNNSVADLRARIDELVAEDERLRERFDAPGPEAVSPAAFETNDHDEIHDRWDALARWRTVRRDLEIFQRAAHRAERRGGDADDAVSV, encoded by the coding sequence ATGAGCGACGGACCGACCGGACCCACGCCGTCGGACTCGCACGCCGACGAGAGCGCGCGACGGTGGCGCGACGACCGGACGACGTTCCAGCGCGTCTACGACGTGATGACCGGGACGACCGACTACGCGACGGCCAGCGACGTGGCTGAGACCGCCGACTGTTCCGACGACGGTGCGCGCGACGCACTCGACCAACTCGTCGAGATGGGAATCGTCGAACGCCGAGAGGGTCGTCCGGCGACGTACCGGCGCAACGACTCGTACTTCCGCTGGAAGCGCATCGAAGACCTCGCCACGAACAACTCCGTCGCCGACCTCCGCGCCCGGATAGACGAACTCGTCGCCGAGGACGAGCGTCTCCGCGAGCGATTCGACGCGCCCGGCCCGGAAGCCGTCTCTCCCGCGGCGTTCGAGACGAACGACCACGACGAGATTCACGACCGATGGGACGCGCTCGCTCGGTGGCGAACCGTGCGTCGGGACTTGGAGATATTCCAGCGCGCCGCACACCGCGCGGAACGACGCGGCGGCGACGCCGACGACGCGGTGTCGGTCTGA
- a CDS encoding PKD domain-containing protein, giving the protein MAREQTPPSVSNSGGARPTVVVLAAVLLVASALAPVSTTAAVGPGDRASVVAAGGNAEETTLGNDTAVTVADETTTVADGETTTDDSGGNTTTTTTTTTTTSDSDGNTTIDGTVAVRGRVEDAEGDPVANDTVRLGSADRNRTDGEGRFRLDGETGRGYDLTYRQTGANASDDSSDESDGRPAVYAVGRVNATEDRTRNVSLPAASVLNVTVVAENRTAVENATVRLTHASEGANATLVGRTDARGRLTVGGRVGVELAGNVTVAVEAPNASLSDREVSLSVTNATHRRVVLALNDSDPPTLDYRVAPRTVNVSEDVTFDARDVTDESGIERTTWTIRDQPWDTRLLDYAFAAPGNYSVELAATDWAGNPNATNVTISVVDERAPTAALSANATTVETNESVRLNASDSDDGHRIADYRWDFDGDGTTDRNTSDPTVVHEYAENGSYDATVTVVDPTGNRANATEQVTVELPPPTAAFSVTELSPDIGESVTFDASPSNGSATLTNYSWTFEDGPEVPDQRVVTTSFTDSGTYDVTLTVTDERGRTDRRTRTVEVPNEPPDADAGSNQSVVAGTDLALDGRYTTDLHDGFTYDWNQTAGPAVNLSNESAVAPTFTAPEVNRTRTLRFELTATDDHGANDTDSVAVAVVPNALPTVSYAPDRPTVNESVVFRANRTGEYRWDFDGDGTPEATPGDPNVTGDNATHGFGAPSEYRVTLVDAAGREVHRNVTVAANESESGGGMGGGGAGGGMGGGGGMGGGGGGVQPDATGANSGGSGDTGGSASEDADDEREDAKQPKQTVSVERVGGGRVVAAVENATAGEPAAVRLPENFGGNRSAFESVSVVADGASDFSLAASASADRPGGTPSPDAGAVLSYLEVEERNVSDAEIGTARFRFRVATSALDEAGVSPEAVRLYRYHGGEWQTLATSLGGSEDGFHRFEAVSPGFSVFAVGLDREAVASANAMSQASDATQSGADDGESAGENQSNDAGANGSGGVNGDVLSLGLFAAALLAAALWGYLLS; this is encoded by the coding sequence ATGGCACGCGAGCAAACCCCTCCCAGCGTCTCCAACAGCGGCGGCGCTCGCCCGACAGTCGTCGTCTTGGCGGCCGTTCTCCTCGTGGCGAGCGCCCTCGCGCCGGTATCGACCACCGCGGCCGTCGGCCCCGGCGACCGCGCTTCGGTCGTCGCGGCCGGAGGTAACGCGGAAGAAACGACCCTCGGTAACGATACGGCCGTGACCGTCGCGGACGAGACGACGACTGTCGCGGACGGCGAGACGACTACCGACGACAGCGGCGGGAACACGACGACCACCACTACCACCACCACGACCACCAGCGACAGCGACGGGAACACTACCATCGACGGCACCGTCGCGGTCCGCGGACGGGTCGAGGACGCCGAGGGCGACCCGGTGGCGAACGACACCGTGCGACTCGGGTCGGCCGACCGGAACCGCACCGACGGCGAGGGACGCTTCCGCCTCGACGGCGAGACCGGCCGGGGCTACGACCTGACCTACCGGCAGACTGGCGCGAACGCGAGCGACGACTCGTCGGACGAGAGCGACGGTCGGCCCGCGGTCTACGCCGTCGGCCGGGTGAACGCCACGGAAGACCGGACGCGGAACGTCTCGCTCCCGGCGGCGTCGGTGCTGAACGTCACCGTGGTCGCCGAGAACCGGACCGCGGTGGAGAACGCGACGGTGCGACTCACCCACGCCAGCGAGGGCGCGAACGCGACGCTCGTCGGGCGGACGGACGCGCGCGGACGACTCACCGTCGGCGGGCGCGTCGGCGTCGAACTCGCCGGAAACGTCACCGTAGCGGTCGAAGCGCCGAACGCCTCGCTGTCGGACCGCGAAGTCTCGCTGTCGGTGACGAACGCGACCCACCGGCGGGTGGTCTTGGCGCTGAACGACAGCGACCCGCCGACACTCGACTACCGGGTCGCGCCCCGGACCGTCAACGTCTCGGAGGACGTGACCTTCGACGCGCGGGACGTGACCGACGAGTCTGGTATCGAGCGCACGACGTGGACGATTCGGGACCAACCGTGGGACACCCGTCTGCTCGACTACGCCTTCGCCGCGCCGGGGAACTACTCGGTCGAACTCGCGGCGACCGACTGGGCGGGCAACCCGAACGCGACGAACGTCACGATTTCGGTGGTGGACGAGCGAGCGCCGACGGCCGCGCTGTCGGCGAACGCGACGACCGTCGAGACCAACGAGTCGGTCCGGTTGAACGCCAGCGACTCCGACGACGGCCACCGAATCGCCGACTACCGGTGGGACTTCGACGGCGACGGGACGACCGACCGGAACACCAGCGACCCGACCGTCGTCCACGAGTACGCCGAGAACGGGAGCTACGACGCAACCGTGACCGTCGTAGACCCCACGGGTAACCGGGCGAACGCGACCGAGCAGGTGACGGTCGAACTCCCGCCGCCGACCGCGGCGTTCTCGGTGACGGAACTGTCACCCGACATCGGCGAGTCGGTCACGTTCGACGCCTCGCCGAGCAACGGGTCGGCGACCCTCACCAACTACTCGTGGACGTTCGAGGACGGCCCGGAGGTCCCCGACCAGCGCGTGGTCACGACGAGTTTCACCGACAGCGGAACCTACGACGTGACCCTGACCGTGACCGACGAGCGGGGTCGGACCGACCGGCGCACCCGGACCGTCGAGGTGCCCAACGAACCGCCGGACGCCGACGCCGGGTCGAACCAGTCGGTCGTCGCCGGGACAGACCTCGCGCTCGACGGCCGGTACACGACCGACCTCCACGACGGGTTCACCTACGACTGGAACCAGACCGCCGGACCCGCGGTGAACCTCTCGAACGAGTCGGCGGTCGCACCGACGTTCACCGCGCCGGAGGTCAACCGCACCCGGACGCTCCGGTTCGAGTTGACCGCCACCGACGACCACGGCGCGAACGACACCGACTCGGTGGCCGTCGCCGTCGTTCCGAACGCCCTGCCGACCGTCTCGTACGCGCCCGACCGCCCGACGGTCAACGAGTCGGTCGTCTTCCGGGCGAACCGGACCGGCGAGTATCGCTGGGACTTCGACGGCGACGGAACTCCCGAGGCGACCCCCGGCGACCCGAACGTGACGGGAGATAACGCGACCCACGGATTCGGCGCGCCGAGCGAGTACCGCGTGACCCTCGTGGACGCCGCGGGCCGAGAAGTCCACCGGAACGTGACCGTCGCCGCGAACGAATCGGAGTCCGGCGGTGGAATGGGCGGCGGCGGTGCCGGTGGCGGAATGGGCGGTGGTGGCGGAATGGGCGGCGGAGGCGGCGGCGTCCAACCCGACGCAACCGGAGCCAACAGTGGCGGCAGTGGCGACACCGGTGGGTCGGCGAGCGAGGACGCGGACGACGAGCGGGAAGACGCAAAACAGCCGAAACAGACGGTGAGCGTCGAGCGCGTCGGCGGCGGCCGAGTAGTCGCGGCAGTCGAGAACGCCACGGCGGGCGAACCGGCCGCGGTCCGACTCCCGGAGAACTTCGGCGGGAATCGCTCGGCGTTCGAGTCGGTGTCGGTCGTCGCGGACGGCGCGTCGGACTTCTCGCTGGCGGCGTCGGCGTCCGCCGACCGGCCCGGCGGGACGCCGAGTCCGGACGCGGGCGCGGTGCTGTCGTACCTCGAAGTCGAGGAGCGCAACGTCTCCGACGCCGAAATCGGGACCGCACGGTTCCGGTTCCGGGTCGCAACTTCGGCGCTGGACGAGGCGGGCGTCTCGCCCGAGGCGGTCCGCCTCTACCGCTACCACGGCGGCGAGTGGCAGACGCTGGCGACGAGCCTCGGCGGGTCGGAAGACGGCTTCCACCGTTTCGAGGCCGTCTCGCCGGGGTTCTCTGTGTTCGCGGTGGGTCTGGACCGCGAGGCCGTGGCGTCGGCGAACGCGATGTCGCAAGCGAGTGACGCGACCCAATCCGGCGCGGACGACGGCGAGTCCGCCGGGGAGAACCAGTCGAACGACGCGGGCGCGAACGGTTCCGGCGGCGTGAACGGCGACGTACTCTCGCTGGGACTGTTCGCCGCGGCGTTGCTCGCGGCGGCGCTGTGGGGCTATCTGCTGAGTTGA
- a CDS encoding undecaprenyl-diphosphate phosphatase, whose amino-acid sequence MNRSSLVAVVAGALQGVFEWLPISSEGNVTVFLTALGSSPEAAVQFSLFLHAGTALSAAVYYRDELGDVAGALAGWRPREAFAPDAGASGASERATLSFLGVATLVSGVVGIGAYATLETVVSELTGGAMVALVGVLLVATGLLQRVADGFALGGRESPDLADAVLVGALQGLAVLPGVSRSGTTTSALLFRGHDGPSSFRLSFLLSIPAALGAGALVLADTGVPAVAPVPAALAVVTAAVVGYLTIGALMRVVKRVPFWGVCVGLGALAILGGAALAA is encoded by the coding sequence ATGAATCGCTCGTCGCTCGTCGCCGTCGTCGCGGGCGCGTTGCAGGGCGTCTTCGAGTGGTTGCCCATCTCCAGCGAGGGCAACGTCACCGTCTTCCTGACCGCGCTCGGGTCCTCGCCGGAGGCCGCGGTTCAGTTCTCGCTGTTCCTCCACGCCGGGACCGCGCTCTCGGCGGCGGTCTACTACCGCGACGAGTTGGGCGACGTGGCGGGTGCGCTCGCCGGGTGGCGACCCCGCGAGGCGTTCGCGCCCGACGCTGGCGCGTCGGGCGCGAGCGAGCGCGCGACCCTCTCGTTTCTGGGAGTCGCCACGCTGGTCTCCGGCGTCGTCGGCATCGGGGCCTACGCCACGCTGGAGACGGTCGTCTCGGAACTCACGGGCGGCGCGATGGTCGCCCTCGTCGGCGTTTTGCTCGTGGCGACCGGCCTGCTCCAGCGAGTCGCCGACGGGTTCGCGCTCGGCGGCCGGGAGTCGCCGGACCTCGCCGACGCGGTGCTGGTCGGCGCGTTGCAGGGTCTGGCCGTCCTGCCGGGCGTCTCGCGGTCGGGCACCACCACCTCGGCGCTCCTGTTTCGGGGCCACGACGGGCCGTCGTCGTTCCGACTCTCGTTCCTGCTGTCGATTCCGGCCGCGCTCGGCGCTGGCGCGCTGGTGCTGGCCGACACCGGCGTCCCGGCGGTCGCGCCGGTCCCCGCGGCGCTGGCGGTCGTCACCGCCGCGGTTGTCGGCTATCTGACCATCGGCGCGCTGATGCGCGTCGTGAAGCGCGTGCCGTTCTGGGGCGTCTGCGTCGGTCTGGGCGCGCTGGCGATTCTGGGCGGCGCGGCGCTGGCGGCGTGA
- a CDS encoding Eco57I restriction-modification methylase domain-containing protein yields the protein MAGTTDAVRDVLTEFVHDLYGRLAERDDVSASQELEVVLSDDTYSLESAELGSRPERYAEEQLIYPLLEAVGLECVRQPYGERGGTVVWPDFEVANLDTKVIGENKQLNQFENAVGQIKDYLDRKSIGAEYGIVSDGIRWQVFKIELGGDFTEYPEIEQANVDFRDALLAIAHEERLVEQSGLDADPDEKIAAFVSAFERESFSELLSQTAPRRIRDRRKRDVEAFYELYIELLFGESDEYDYDTCLMDDIRFVGDGEPSVRERRLFAITLVNRLLFVKFLETRSVLPEGFLRERVEHYREYGDEFAGNLYETQIRPLFYELLNTPEADREPKHRDPDGWFREVPYLNGGLFRENVEGESRYRVIDRILPDVIRDLIEGSRLELDGDSFDPALLGSVFEKTINHIEQERTQKDIGAYYTPNDVTEIVTEQSVDPKIRDVLVETFVESVADGEGDAADARSYLEELPLAELLQKIEKCDEAVFSPRADQTRIDFGDDETMAAAKQNLRELKVLDPACGSGHFLTTAMDEIHRAQGSILRGLADGEEPDDRTRFAEKKALALNAIYGVDVDRIAAEIAKLRVWLKIVEGNQWEPEFGKLPNIDVNITHGNSLVGLPLAGSFDDADVWNNDIGEIERKRIEYKRDDEGDPREIERYLDEEIRPALDRKYLELFSKPVETSIETAAEFDAVVESIDADTLYPTFSLVRVKREDGAAFSEDETKRLEGMGFSVYKKSAKQDVAEWERSLKTKENGNGGYDKAILAGKLRDLLEDGYVFSEVQRQPTQHDLDRILGKPFHWVAEFPEVAEERGNTHSIDFDIVLGNPPYGDLLSDEEKMFVSTYETSGIRDISANFVERQLQLLEEGGYFGNITTLRLVYQSDLTEFHDYLRDHLEQTDIACFAHRPQQVFPNAIVRIALLSGHKTNPDEQGEIRTTKFLQFDGENRQEILTDPSYRSVEGLELREKIGGNDRSYEVLPKVGTGTIENIIVKLREKSNRIVADAEADEETEYPVFRRRGGGYWLNAVPENVHGNATTIEPIYFDNELECQMVFLTVNSSLFYLYWMTYADFRHLNTGHITRFPLPEPDELEAYRDEIEELADELWSKMQSVHAGGNRDQFDMPQVKPIIDKTDELLAEIFDLSQAELDFLTDYNTEYGRSGPENEQIPEAEADD from the coding sequence ATGGCGGGGACGACAGACGCCGTTCGGGACGTGCTGACGGAGTTCGTTCACGACCTCTACGGACGGCTGGCCGAGCGCGACGACGTATCCGCAAGTCAGGAGTTGGAAGTCGTACTGTCCGACGACACCTACTCGCTGGAGAGCGCCGAACTCGGGAGTAGACCCGAGAGGTACGCCGAAGAGCAGTTGATTTATCCACTTCTCGAAGCGGTCGGACTCGAATGCGTCCGCCAACCCTACGGCGAGCGCGGGGGAACCGTGGTGTGGCCCGACTTCGAGGTGGCGAACCTCGACACGAAGGTCATCGGGGAGAACAAGCAACTCAACCAGTTCGAGAACGCCGTCGGCCAAATTAAAGATTACCTCGACAGGAAGTCCATCGGCGCGGAGTACGGCATCGTCTCCGACGGGATTCGGTGGCAGGTGTTCAAAATCGAGTTGGGCGGCGACTTCACCGAGTATCCCGAAATCGAGCAGGCGAACGTGGACTTCCGAGACGCGCTGTTGGCCATCGCCCACGAGGAAAGACTCGTCGAGCAGTCGGGTCTCGACGCCGACCCCGACGAGAAAATCGCGGCGTTCGTCTCGGCGTTCGAGCGCGAGTCGTTCTCGGAACTGCTCTCGCAGACCGCGCCGCGGCGCATCCGCGACCGGAGAAAGCGGGACGTGGAAGCGTTCTACGAGTTGTACATCGAACTGCTGTTCGGCGAGAGCGACGAGTACGACTACGACACCTGCCTGATGGACGACATTCGGTTCGTCGGCGACGGCGAACCCTCGGTTCGGGAGCGGCGGCTGTTTGCGATTACGCTGGTGAATCGACTGTTGTTCGTCAAGTTTCTCGAAACGCGGTCGGTACTTCCCGAGGGGTTCCTGCGCGAGCGGGTCGAACACTACCGGGAGTACGGCGACGAGTTCGCGGGCAACCTCTACGAGACCCAGATTCGGCCGCTGTTCTACGAGTTGCTGAACACGCCCGAGGCGGACCGAGAACCGAAACACCGCGACCCCGACGGGTGGTTCCGCGAGGTGCCGTATCTCAACGGCGGCCTGTTCCGGGAGAACGTCGAGGGCGAGTCGCGCTACCGGGTTATCGACCGCATCCTGCCCGACGTGATTCGGGACCTCATCGAGGGGAGTCGGCTGGAGTTGGACGGCGACAGCTTCGACCCGGCGCTTCTGGGGAGCGTCTTCGAGAAGACCATCAACCACATCGAACAGGAGCGCACCCAGAAGGACATCGGGGCCTACTACACGCCAAACGACGTGACCGAAATCGTCACCGAGCAGTCCGTGGACCCCAAGATTCGGGACGTGTTGGTCGAGACGTTCGTGGAGTCGGTCGCGGACGGGGAGGGCGACGCCGCGGACGCCCGAAGCTATCTCGAAGAACTCCCGCTGGCCGAACTCCTCCAGAAGATAGAGAAGTGCGACGAGGCGGTTTTCTCGCCCCGCGCAGACCAGACCCGCATCGACTTCGGCGACGACGAGACGATGGCGGCCGCCAAACAGAACCTGCGGGAGTTGAAGGTGCTGGACCCCGCGTGCGGGTCGGGCCACTTCCTGACGACCGCGATGGACGAGATTCACCGGGCGCAGGGGTCGATTCTGCGCGGACTCGCCGACGGCGAGGAACCCGACGACCGGACGCGCTTCGCCGAGAAGAAGGCGCTCGCGCTGAACGCCATCTACGGCGTGGACGTGGACCGCATCGCGGCGGAAATCGCAAAGCTCCGGGTGTGGCTCAAAATCGTGGAGGGCAACCAGTGGGAACCCGAGTTCGGCAAGCTACCGAACATCGACGTGAACATCACCCACGGGAACTCGCTGGTGGGTCTCCCGCTGGCGGGGTCGTTCGACGACGCCGACGTGTGGAACAACGACATCGGCGAAATCGAGCGCAAGCGCATCGAGTACAAGCGCGACGACGAGGGCGACCCCCGCGAAATCGAGCGGTATCTGGACGAGGAGATTCGGCCCGCGCTCGACCGGAAGTACCTCGAACTGTTCTCCAAGCCGGTCGAGACCAGCATCGAGACGGCCGCGGAGTTCGACGCCGTGGTCGAGTCCATCGACGCCGACACCCTCTACCCGACGTTCTCGCTGGTCCGGGTGAAACGCGAGGACGGCGCGGCCTTCTCGGAGGACGAGACCAAGCGACTGGAGGGGATGGGCTTCTCGGTGTACAAAAAGAGCGCCAAGCAGGACGTGGCGGAGTGGGAGCGGTCGCTCAAGACCAAGGAGAACGGCAACGGCGGATACGACAAGGCGATTCTGGCCGGAAAACTCCGGGACCTGCTCGAAGACGGCTACGTCTTCTCGGAGGTCCAGCGCCAACCGACCCAGCACGACTTGGACCGGATTCTGGGCAAGCCGTTCCACTGGGTCGCGGAGTTCCCGGAGGTGGCGGAGGAACGCGGAAACACCCACTCCATCGACTTCGACATCGTACTCGGGAACCCTCCCTACGGCGACCTGCTCTCGGACGAAGAGAAGATGTTCGTCTCGACGTACGAGACCAGCGGGATTCGGGACATCTCGGCGAACTTCGTGGAACGACAGTTGCAGTTGTTGGAAGAAGGCGGGTACTTCGGGAATATCACCACACTTCGTCTCGTCTACCAGAGTGACCTTACCGAGTTCCACGACTACCTGCGGGACCACTTAGAGCAAACCGACATCGCCTGTTTTGCCCATCGTCCCCAACAGGTGTTCCCGAACGCAATCGTCCGTATCGCTCTACTCTCGGGTCACAAAACGAATCCGGACGAACAGGGCGAGATTCGAACGACGAAGTTCCTCCAATTCGATGGGGAGAACCGACAGGAGATACTTACAGACCCCTCCTACCGGAGCGTCGAAGGTCTCGAACTCAGGGAGAAAATCGGCGGCAACGACCGAAGCTACGAAGTGTTACCGAAAGTTGGCACGGGGACTATCGAGAACATCATCGTGAAACTCCGGGAGAAATCGAACCGAATCGTCGCAGATGCCGAGGCAGACGAAGAAACCGAGTACCCGGTCTTCCGTCGGCGCGGTGGCGGCTACTGGCTCAACGCTGTTCCGGAGAACGTACACGGAAACGCGACTACGATTGAGCCGATTTACTTCGACAACGAACTAGAGTGTCAGATGGTATTTTTGACGGTCAACTCGTCGCTGTTCTATCTCTACTGGATGACGTACGCGGACTTCCGGCACCTCAACACGGGACACATCACCCGATTCCCGTTGCCGGAACCGGACGAATTGGAAGCGTACAGAGACGAAATCGAAGAACTGGCTGACGAACTCTGGAGCAAGATGCAGAGTGTTCACGCTGGCGGAAACCGCGACCAGTTCGACATGCCGCAGGTAAAGCCGATAATCGACAAGACTGACGAACTCTTGGCGGAGATTTTCGACCTTAGCCAAGCAGAACTCGACTTCCTTACCGATTACAACACCGAATACGGCCGCTCCGGCCCTGAGAACGAACAAATACCCGAAGCAGAAGCGGACGACTAA
- the glmS gene encoding glutamine--fructose-6-phosphate transaminase (isomerizing): MCGIIGCVGRGDETLDVLLSGLEGLEYRGYDSAGVALSNGDLSVCKREGEIQRLQRAVATDLGGPVGIGHTRWSTHGPPSDDNAHPHTDCAGDVAVVHNGIVENYADLREDLRAAGHEFESDTDTEVVPHLIEDRLADGATFEEAFRAAVARLEGSYALAAVSKDSEAVLAARNDSPLVVGVGDDAAYLASDVPAFLDYTDRVVYLDDGEFARLESGSWTVSDAEGRLLDKSVSRVAWDAEETAKSGYDHYMLKEIHEQPRALRKCLRGRVDELTGSVEVESLAGLDPESVQFVACGTSYHAALFGARLLRESGVHAQAFLASEYATAPPPISDGGLVVGVTQSGETADTLAALREARRRGVETLAMTNVVGSTAARECDRTLFIRAGPEIGVAATKTFSSQVVAANLLAGVVASGDDAREIVEALRDLPGQVQAILDDTRAAKVAETYVDSEGYFFVGRGHHYPVALEGALKMKEITYKHAEGFPAGELKHGPLALVTDETPVFAVVTGDGPEATKTVGNVKEVEARDAPVVAVTDGASDAGRFADAVLEIPETHPRVAPVLANVQLQLVAYHVAKRLGRSIDKPRNLAKSVTVE, from the coding sequence ATGTGTGGTATCATCGGTTGCGTCGGCCGCGGCGACGAGACGCTCGACGTTCTGCTGTCGGGTCTCGAAGGACTGGAGTACCGCGGCTACGACTCCGCGGGGGTCGCGCTCTCGAACGGCGACCTGTCGGTGTGCAAGCGCGAGGGCGAGATACAGCGACTCCAGCGTGCCGTCGCCACCGACCTCGGCGGGCCGGTCGGCATCGGTCACACCCGCTGGAGTACCCACGGCCCGCCGAGCGACGACAACGCCCACCCCCACACCGACTGCGCGGGCGACGTTGCGGTCGTCCACAACGGCATCGTGGAGAACTACGCCGACCTCCGCGAGGACCTCCGGGCGGCGGGCCACGAGTTCGAAAGCGACACCGACACCGAAGTCGTCCCCCACCTAATCGAGGACCGACTCGCCGACGGCGCGACCTTCGAGGAGGCGTTTCGCGCGGCGGTCGCCCGACTGGAGGGCAGTTACGCGCTGGCCGCCGTCTCGAAAGACTCGGAGGCCGTCCTCGCCGCCCGAAACGACTCGCCGCTGGTCGTCGGCGTCGGCGACGACGCCGCCTACCTCGCCAGCGACGTGCCCGCGTTCCTCGACTACACCGACCGCGTGGTGTATCTGGACGACGGCGAGTTCGCCCGCCTCGAATCCGGGTCGTGGACCGTCTCGGACGCTGAGGGCCGACTCCTCGACAAGTCGGTCTCTCGGGTCGCGTGGGACGCCGAGGAGACCGCAAAGAGCGGCTACGACCACTACATGCTCAAGGAGATTCACGAGCAACCCCGCGCGCTCCGGAAGTGTCTGCGTGGCCGGGTGGACGAACTCACGGGGTCGGTCGAAGTCGAGTCGTTAGCGGGTCTCGACCCCGAGTCCGTCCAGTTCGTCGCCTGCGGTACCTCCTACCACGCCGCGCTGTTCGGTGCCCGACTCCTGCGCGAGTCGGGCGTCCACGCGCAGGCTTTCCTCGCCAGCGAGTACGCCACCGCGCCGCCGCCGATTTCCGACGGCGGTCTCGTCGTCGGCGTCACCCAGAGCGGCGAGACCGCGGACACCCTCGCGGCGCTCCGGGAGGCCAGACGCCGCGGCGTCGAGACGCTGGCGATGACGAACGTGGTGGGTTCGACCGCCGCCCGAGAGTGCGACCGGACGCTGTTCATCCGCGCTGGCCCGGAAATCGGGGTCGCGGCGACCAAGACGTTCTCCTCGCAGGTCGTCGCGGCGAACCTGCTCGCGGGCGTCGTCGCGTCCGGCGACGACGCCCGCGAGATTGTCGAGGCCCTGCGCGACCTGCCGGGGCAGGTTCAGGCCATTCTGGACGACACTCGGGCCGCGAAAGTCGCCGAAACGTACGTCGATAGCGAGGGCTACTTCTTCGTCGGCCGGGGCCACCACTACCCGGTCGCGCTGGAGGGCGCGCTGAAGATGAAAGAAATCACGTACAAGCACGCCGAGGGTTTCCCGGCGGGCGAACTCAAACACGGCCCGCTGGCGCTCGTGACCGACGAGACGCCCGTCTTCGCCGTCGTGACCGGCGACGGCCCGGAGGCGACCAAGACCGTCGGGAACGTCAAGGAAGTTGAGGCCCGAGACGCGCCGGTCGTGGCGGTTACGGACGGCGCGTCGGACGCGGGCCGGTTCGCCGACGCGGTGCTGGAGATTCCCGAGACCCACCCTCGCGTGGCCCCGGTGCTGGCGAACGTCCAACTCCAGTTGGTCGCCTACCACGTCGCCAAGCGACTCGGCCGAAGCATCGACAAGCCCCGGAACCTCGCCAAGAGCGTCACCGTAGAGTGA